One segment of bacterium DNA contains the following:
- a CDS encoding C-GCAxxG-C-C family protein gives MSRADHAVQLFQGGHACSQAVLLAWAVEQGLDPALAARLAAGLGGGMHQGGLCGAASGAVLVLGLVLGGEACVTKEGREPVFAAVEEFMRRFRERAGSLDCPEILGCDLCSPDGLAKARAEDRFASICEPVVRIAVEILEDELAQG, from the coding sequence ATGAGCCGCGCCGATCACGCCGTGCAGCTGTTCCAGGGCGGGCATGCCTGTTCCCAGGCCGTCCTGCTTGCCTGGGCGGTAGAGCAGGGACTGGATCCGGCCCTGGCCGCGCGGCTGGCCGCCGGGCTGGGCGGCGGTATGCACCAGGGCGGCCTCTGCGGCGCGGCCAGCGGCGCTGTCCTGGTGCTGGGGCTGGTCCTGGGCGGCGAGGCCTGTGTCACAAAGGAAGGCCGTGAGCCGGTCTTCGCGGCGGTGGAAGAGTTCATGCGCCGGTTTCGTGAACGGGCGGGGTCCTTGGATTGCCCGGAGATCCTTGGTTGCGACCTGTGCTCGCCGGATGGCTTGGCGAAGGCCCGCGCGGAGGACCGCTTCGCCAGCATCTGCGAACCGGTGGTGCGGATCGCGGTGGAAATCCTGGAGGACGAACTCGCCCAGGGGTGA
- a CDS encoding O-acetyl-ADP-ribose deacetylase codes for MRVVRGDITTLAVDAIVNAANILLLGGGGVDGAIHRAAGPQLLEECRLLGGCETGEARVTYGYNLPCHLVIHTVGPVWQGGDAGEAALLSACYRNSIEVAALTGVRRLAFPCISTGVFSYPHEPAARIAVESARRSQREFPAVSEIIFCCYSDEDEEIYRRLLE; via the coding sequence CTGCGCGTGGTCCGCGGCGACATCACGACCCTGGCGGTGGACGCCATCGTCAACGCCGCCAACATCCTGCTGCTGGGCGGCGGCGGCGTGGACGGGGCGATCCATCGCGCCGCCGGACCGCAGCTGCTGGAGGAGTGCCGTCTGCTGGGCGGATGCGAGACGGGCGAGGCGAGGGTCACTTACGGCTACAACCTGCCCTGCCACTTGGTGATCCACACGGTGGGCCCTGTCTGGCAGGGCGGCGACGCCGGCGAGGCGGCCTTGCTCTCTGCCTGCTACCGCAACAGCATCGAAGTGGCCGCTCTCACCGGGGTGCGCCGCCTGGCCTTCCCATGCATCAGCACGGGGGTCTTCAGCTATCCGCACGAACCGGCGGCCCGCATCGCCGTGGAGAGTGCGCGCCGGTCGCAGCGGGAGTTCCCCGCCGTGAGCGAGATCATCTTCTGCTGTTACTCGGACGAAGACGAAGAGATCTACCGCCGCCTGCTCGAATGA
- a CDS encoding DoxX family protein, with product MKALERYADHAYALLRIVAAFMFLFHGVQKVLGLLSELQPPMGSQLWLGGFIELVAGLAILIGWQTRWAAFLASGTMAVAYIQFHWQFQFGEAFLPVINKGELAALYSFVFLYIACRGAVKWGVDKA from the coding sequence ATGAAAGCGCTCGAGCGTTACGCCGACCATGCCTACGCCCTGCTCCGCATCGTGGCCGCCTTCATGTTCCTCTTCCACGGCGTGCAGAAGGTGCTCGGCCTGCTCAGCGAACTCCAGCCGCCCATGGGCAGCCAGTTGTGGCTGGGCGGCTTCATCGAGCTGGTGGCCGGCCTGGCCATCCTCATCGGCTGGCAGACCCGTTGGGCGGCCTTCCTCGCCAGCGGCACCATGGCCGTGGCCTACATCCAGTTCCACTGGCAGTTCCAGTTCGGCGAGGCCTTCCTGCCGGTGATCAACAAAGGCGAGCTGGCGGCTCTCTACAGCTTCGTCTTTCTTTACATCGCCTGTCGTGGCGCCGTGAAATGGGGCGTGGACAAGGCCTGA